The sequence TGCCGAGGGCTCCGGTGTTGCTCAGCGCCAGGCGGCCGTTGTTGACCCAAGTGCCGCCGGTATAGGTGTGGCCCACGGAAAAGCGCATCGGGTCCGGGCCGGTCTTGATCACCTTCAGCGGCGTGGAACCGTCGTAGTCCTTGATGACCACGTTGTTCACCTGGTAGTCCGTGCCGCCGCCGTTCGCCACGATCGAAAGCGTGCCGGACGAGGACGTGACGAAACCGCTCCCGGTGCCCACTTTCATCCAGTGGCTGTTGTTGTGGAACATCAGGCCGCCGAGGGCGAGGTTGAGGGTCACCCCGTTGCTGATGAGGAAATCCCGGCTCGTCTCGATGTTCCCGATCGACTGGTTGCTGGCCAACGTGGTGGCCGCGACGTTGTCGTAGTAGGTCGAGGTGGCCGTCGCCGTGCCGAGGTTCGCGGGCCCGAGCACCTTTTCGGCATTCGGAATCTCCAGCACCTGCGTCCCGTTGTATTTCAAGAAGCTCCAGCGGGTGTGCGCCCACCCCGGCAGCGGTCCGGTGGTGGGCGTGGCGCCATTGATCGTCTGGAGAGCGATCGCGGCGTTGGTGTTGTTCGAATCGAACCACACGCTGTCGCCCGCCGCCACCGCGATGTTGGTGGTGGTGGCGTTGACGGTAGTTTCAGCCGCTGTGGATAGCCCCGGCAACAGGGCAAGCGAGGACGCCGTCCGTAAAAGGGAGGCGCGGAGGGATGTTGGGATTTTCATGGGTACGTGCGATGAACGACTCCCATCCGTTGATCGTCAGGGGCAGGGGAAACGCGGGTCGTTTTGCCGCCAAGGCGGCCGTCGAAGCGGCTCCCGATCAGCCACCATCTCCGTTGCCACGAATCCATCCCTCCTGCCTCACCGGCCCGGAACCGGGCATGCACGCCCGCCGGACCGAATTTCACAACGATCTACAAATGAAAGTCTCTGGCACCTTAGCGGGATTGCCCGTCACGGGAAGGGACCGGGATTCCCCTTTTCGGATGAAAATCTTTCCCTTTTTGACGAAGCCGCCCGCGCCCGCGGCAAAACACGCTTGAACCGCCGCGGCACGGGTGAGATGGACCGGCATGAGCGCGCCCGCCCCACAATCCCTCCACGACCTCGGGTTCTCCGGGATCGAGCGGGTCTTGGAGGAGCACGGCGTGTTGCCCCACCACGCCAAGGCGCTGTGGAAGGCCCTGCAACGCGAGGGCGAGCTCGACCTGCTGTCCCGCGACTTCTCCCCGCCGCTCAAGCGCTGGATCGAAGACCACGTGGGCGAAGGGAAAACCTTCTTCCTCGATGCCCCGGAGGTAACCGAGGAGATCCGCAGCAGCGACGGGCTGACCCGCAAGTTCCTCCTGAAACTCCGCGACGGCCAGACGATCGAAACCGTGCTCATGGGCTACGATGGCCGCCACACCGTCTGCGTGAGCACCCAGGCCGGCTGCGCGATGGGCTGCGTGTTCTGCGCCACCGGCCAAATGGGTTTCGTCCGCCACCTCCGCCCCGGCGAGATCGTGGCCCAGGTCCTCCACGTCCGCCGCGTGCTCGCCGCCGACATGCCGGACCGCAAGCTCCGCAACATGGTGATGATGGGCATGGGCGAGCCGCTTCACAATTACGACTCGGTGATGCAGGCGCTGGACATCATTTCCAATGTCCGCGGCATCAGCCTGGGCCCCAGCAAGATCTCCGTCAGCACCGTGGGCGTGATCCCGAACATCCTCCGCCTCGCGGAAGAAGGCCGCCCCTACAACCTCGCGGTGAGCCTCCATGGCGCCACCGAGGAACAACGCTCCGCGCTCATTCCGGTGAGCAAGAAATGGAACCTCGCCGACCTGGTGGATGCCTGTCGGCAATATGGCACCATCACCGGCCGCCGGATCTTCTTCGGCTGGACCCTCATCGCCGGGAAGAACGACACCGAGGAGCAGGCACACCAGCTCGCCGAGCTGCTCAAGGGCATCGACGCCCACGTGAATCTCATCCCGCTCAACCCCACCCAGGGCTACGAGGGCGCGGCCAGCGCGAACAAGGCGGGTATCGCCTTCCAACGCATCCTCCGCCAGGCCGGGTTCCCCTGCACCTTCCGCCAGCGCCGCGGCATCGACGTCGCCGCCGGCTGCGGCCAGTTGAAAGCGGAGAAGAAGCGGGTGGCGAAGTAGAACAAGTTTTCAACTTGTTCATCGGGGCAGCGGACATTCCCGCATCATTCGGACTTCCCCCGATAATCCGCCTCACCCACACGCAAGTTGGAAACTTACGCTACTTCTCAAAACCCCAGCACCTGCCGCACCCGGTGACGGTAGGTGCGGCCCACCGGGAGCGGTTCCGGCCAATCGTGGAGATGCACTTTCCATCCGCTCGCGGTAGAGCGATCGAGGCGCTGGATGCGGGCATTCCGGATCAGGTGGCGCTGGCTGACGCGGAGGAACTCCTCCTCGGGCAACTGCGATTCCCACGACTTCAAGCTGCGCAGCTCGGTGCAGCGCGGGCGGTTCGCGAAATGGAGGTGGGTGTAGTCGCCATCCGCCTCGATCAGCACCAGATCACGGCGGTCCAGGGCGATCACCACTCCCGCGGCCCGGACATGCAGCAGGTTCGTCGATGGCTCGACCAGCGGCACCGGCACGTCACCACCCCGACCGTAAAGGAGCGCGGAAAGGTATCCAGCGGTTTCTGTTAGAACCGACTCCATCCCGGAGCTCCATGTGCATTTCCGGCGGACCATGTCATAGCCGAAAATGCCGCGAAGCCGCCCTTCATGGAGCAGCGGGACATTGATGCTCGAACGGATCGCCTGGCGGCGGAGCTCCGACTGGAAGGCCCGCGCCTGGCGGGGCAACAACTCCGTGTCCGGATTCGCCACGACCTTTCCGGACGCCAGCGATTTCTGCATCCAACGGATCATGTCCACCGAGGCCGCCTGCAGGTCGTCGACGTGCTGGGTGACTCCGTTGACCGCCCATTCGTGGGTGTTCCAGAAATGGGTCAGCTCGTCGTTGTAACGCACGATCCAGGCGCGGTCGGCACCGTGCCCTTTTCCCAGGCAGGCGAGCGCCAGATCCACCGCCTCTTCCGCCGGATGACCCGCCGCGATCAAGGCGAGCCGCTTCCAAATGTTTCTGTTAGATACGCCGTCGGCGGAGGGTCCGGACATGGGCCGAGCATGGGATGAACCGGTGCAGAATATCGAACACTATTGCCGGAAATCGGGCCGGGCATCGACAGACGACCTCGCGTCCGGTTGATAGGCCACGGAACCGGTCGGCAGCCCCCGCCGGCCCGACCGACACTCACCCTGGGTAAGCTGAACACAACGGCTTCATGCGGGGGGCCCTCACGCTCATGACGGCCTCCCGCATGGTTCCCTGATTCTGTTAGATCTCCACCACCCACGGCGGACGCGGCTCATGGCTTCCGGTGGAGAAGGACGCGGCGTTCACGAACAAGGTGTCGCCCACCTGCTGCCGCCCGTATGCGGCATGGACATGCCCGAACACGTGCAACCGCGGACGGATGCGCTTCAACTCCTCCAGCAGAATCGGGCACCCGAGATGTTTCTGGCTCCGCGACGGCGTGTCGAGGATGCCATGCGGCGGCGTGTGGGTGACGAGGATGTCGATCCCCTCGGGAATCTTCCGCCAGTGTTCACGCAGTTGCTCGTCGGTGGCGTAAAACGCGAACCCCGGAAGGTTCGGACACCACGGCGAACCGTAGATCGTCAGCCCGCCGATGGTGGTCGCGGAATCCTCCAGATACGTCGCATGGGGAAAGGGCGGCGGACTGCCCGCTGGCCGCCGTTCGAGCGACCGGTCATGGTTGCCGCCGATGCAGATCACGTTCTTCGCTGGAGCCGCCTTGAACCAATCATCCATCTCGCCGAGCGGATCGGGCCGCGGGTCGCTGAACTCGCACATGTCCCCGCAGTGGATGAGCAGATCCGCTTCCGGCAGCGGAAGGTAGTCGTGTTTCCCGTGGGTGTCGGCGATCAGACAAATACGCATGGTTTGGAAACTATAGCATGTTCCGATCCAACGGAAGAGTACTCCCAAGAGACATAACGCCCGCGGTTTCCCGCGGGCGTCGTGAAGCCTATCACGCCTTCCGGAACAGCATCGTGCCGTGGTCCACATCGGCTTCGATCACGTCGCCGTCGGTGAACTTGCCATCGAGCAGATCCAGGCTCAGCGGATCGAGCAGGTGGTGCTGGATCGCGCGCTTCAGCGGACGCGCGCCATACACCGGATCGTAGCCCTGGTTGCCCAGGAACTCCTTCGCCTGCTCGGTGAGTGCCAGCGCGAGCCCCTGCTTGGCGAGGCGCTTGCGGACGCGGTCGAGCTGGATGTCCACGATCGAGGTCAGCTCCTCGCGCTGCAGGCGGTCGAAGATGATGGTCTCGTCGATGCGGTTGAGGAACTCCGGACGGAAATGCGCGCGCAAGGCCTCCAGCACCTTCGCCTCGCGCTGCTCGGCGTTCTCCTCGCCGAGGATGTACTGGCTGCCGATGTTCGAGGTCATGATCAACACCGTGTTGCGGAAGTCCACGGTGCGGCCCTGGCCATCGGTGATGCGGCCATCGTCCAGCACCTGCAGCAGCACGTTGAAGACATCCGGATGGGCTTTCTCGATCTCGTCGAAAAGCACCACCGAATACGGCTTCCGCCGCACCGTCTCGCTGAGCTGGCCACCCTCGTCGTAACCGACGTAGCCGGGAGGCGCGCCGATCAGCCGGGAAACGCTGTGTTTCTCCATGTACTCGGACATGTCGATGCGGATCATCGCGCCCTCGTCATCGAAGAGGAATTCGGCGAGCGCCTTGGACAACTCGGTCTTGCCAACCCCGGTGGGGCCGAGGAACAGAAACGACCCCAGCGGGCGGTTCTCGTCCTGGAGCCCGGCGCGGGCACGGCGCACCGCGTTCGACACCGCCTTGATCGCCTTCTTCTGGCCGATCACGCGGTCGCCGAGGCGTTGCTCCATGTGCACGAGCTTCTCCTTTTCCCCCTCCTGGAGGCGCGACACGGGAATGCCGGTCCACGATGACACCACGCGGGCGATGTCCTCCTCGGTGACCTCCTCCTTCAGGATCGCGCCATTCTTCTGGAGTTCCGCAAGCTGCTGCTGCGCGGTTTCCAGTTCCCGTTGCGCGGCGGGAATCGATCCATAGGTGATCTCCGAAGCACGGCTGAGATCACCGATGCGCTGGGCCTTCTCGGCGTCGGTTTTCAACGCATCGATCTTCTCCTGCGCGCTGCGCACCTGGTCGATGACGCTCTTCTCGTTGCGCCACTGGGCCATGAGTCCGGCGGACTGTTCCTTGAGATTGGATTGCTCCTCCTTGACCTTTTCCAAGCGGGCTTGGCTGGCCTTGTCGGTTTCCTTTTCGAGCGCCTTCTTCTCCATTTCGAGCTGGAGCACCTGGCGCTCGATCGCGTCGATCTCGGTCGGCATCGAGTCGAGTTCGATCTTCAGGCGTGACGCCGCCTCGTCGACGAGGTCCACCGCCTTGTCCGGCAGGAAACGGTCGGCGATGTAGCGGTCCGAAAGCATGGCCGCGGACACCAGCGCGCCATCCTGGATGCGGACGCCGTGGTGCACTTCATAGCGCTCCTTCAAGCCGCGCAGGATCGCGATGGTGTCCTCCACCGAGGGCTCGCCCACCATCACCGGCTGGAAGCGGCGCTCGAGCGCGGCGTCTTTCTCGATGTACTTGCGGTATTCATCCAGCGTGGTCGCGCCGATGGTGCGCAGCTCGCCGCGGGCAAGCTGCGGCTTGAGCAGGTTGGACGCATCCACCGCGCCCTCGCTGGCTCCCGCGCCAACGATGGTGTGCAACTCGTCGATGAAGAGGATGATCTCGCCGTTCGATTCGGTGACTTCCTTCAAGAAAGCCTTGAGACGCTCCTCGAACTCGCCGCGGAACTTCGCCCCGGCGAGCATGCCGCCGAGGTCCATGACGATCACGCGCTTGTTCTTCATCGAATCCGGCACGTCACCGGACACGATGCGGCGCGCGAGGCCCTCGACGATGGCGGTCTTGCCCACGCCGGGCTCGCCGATGAGGACGGGGTTGTTCTTGGTGCGGCGCGAAAGCACCTGCATCACGCGGCGGATCTCATGGTCGCGGCCGATCACCGGATCGATCTTGCCGGCACGGGCACGCGCGGTGAGGTCGGTGCCGTATTTCTCCAGCGTCTGGTATTTCCCTTCCGGATCCTGGTCGGTGACCTTCTGGGAACCGCGGACGCTCTGGATGGCTTCGAGGGCCTTCTTCTCATCGAGACCCGCTTCCTTGAGCAGCTTGCCCGCGGGCGTGTCCGCCTTGAGCAGGCCGACGATGAAATGCTCCACGCTCAGGAAATCATCGCCGAGCGATTCACGGACCTTGTCGGCCTCGTCCAAGGTGGAGCGCAGGCCGTAGCTGAGCTGCGGCTGCGAGGACGCGCCGCTCTGGCGCGGCTCTCGGTCGAGCGAGGTCGCCACCGAGGCTTTCAGCCGCGGCACGTCGACCCCGGCCTTCTGGAGAATGGGAACGGTGATGCCGCCCTCCTGCTGGAGCAGGGCGAGCAGGACGTGCGCGCCTTTCAGCTCCGCGTGGGCGGATTTGGAAGCAAGCTGCTGGCCGGATTGCAGGGCTTCCTGGAGTTTGACGGTCAGTTTGTCGAGAGGCATGGCTCTGATGAATTTGGGGAATCTATCAGGGGTTGGTGGCGGTGCCACCCCCTTCCTGCTGTTTTCTGGGGATAGGATGCCCTAGCATGAACTTTATTCAAAAAATTTAACCGAGTTTTTGTCAGGATTCGCGGATGAATGGCTGCAAAATCCTCCGACCCGTGCCACATATGAGGCATGCCAAAGCGCGCGTTGTTGATGGTTCTGGATTCGGTCGGGTGCGGCGGTGCCCCCGATGCGGCGGTGTATGGTGACGCGGGCGCGGACACGCTGGGCCACTTGTTCTCACGGATCCCCGGGCTGGAGCTGCCCAATATGGCGTCGATCGGGCTCTACGAAGCGATGCGCCGCAGCCATCCCGATTTCCCGCTCGCCACGCCGATGCTGCGCCCGCACGCCAGCCACGGCGTGCTCACCGAGCACTCCGCCGGCAAGGACTCCACCACCGGCCACTGGGAGCTGATGGGTGCGGTGCTGCCGAAGCCCTTCGCCACCTTCCCGTCCTTCCCCCTGGATCTGGTGCGGGAGATCGAGCAACGCGGCGGCGCGAAGTTCATCGGAAACGTGGCCGCCTCCGGCACCGAAATCCTGAAATCCCTCGGCGGGGAACACCTCACCACCGGCAAGCCCATCCTCTACACCAGTGCCGATAGCGTGCTCCAGATCGCCGCCCATGAGGATCCCGCCATCTTCGGCCTCGACCGCCTGCTGGCGCTCTGCCGGATCGCCCGCGAGGTGCTGGACGAGCGCGGCGTGAGGATCGGCCGGGTGATCGCCCGCCCTTTCCTCGGCGACTCCCCGGCCACCTTCCACCGCACCGCGAACCGCCACGACTACTCGCTGCGCCCGCCCGCCACCACGCTGAACCGCCTGCAGGCCGTCGGCGTCCAGACCATCGGCGTGGGCAAGATCGACGACCTCTTCGCCGGTTCCGGCCTCGACGTTTCCCGCCCCACCGTCTCGAACGCCGATGGCATGACCACCATCGCCAACCTGTGGTCGGAACAACGGAGCCAGCCCCACTTCATCTTCGCCAACCTGATCGACTTCGACAGCCTCTACGGCCACCGCCGCGATCCGGCCGGATACGCCCAGGCGCTGCGGGACTTCGATGACTGGCTGGGCCGCTTCCTCGGCAACGTCGGTCCGCACGACCTGCTCATCGTCACCGGCGACCACGGCAACGACCCCTATCACCGCGGCACCGACCACACCCGCGAACAGGTGCCGCTGATGGTCCTGAATGGCGAGGCCCCCGCCGAGGGCACCTTCAAGGACGTCGCGGTGCTGGTGGAGCGTCACCTCTTCCCGGTGCCGCCGGAGTATTTCCAAACCCGCTTCAAGGGCGAGCCCCCGGCCAGCGGCTGGCCGGACACCTTCGCCGTGGTGACCGCCTGCAATCCGCGATCGAATCCCCGGGCCACCGACGAAGAGAACCACCAAGCCGATCTGGAACTGCACCGTGCGCTCTCCGAGCGGGGCCTCCAGCCATTCCGCGTCACCGGCGGATCTCCCGATTTCAGCCACCAGGAGCCCGGCTGGGGATTCGCTGGCCCGGACCTCGAGACTCCGGCGGAGTTCGCGCGGCAGTTCGATCAGGTCGCCTTCTTCCGGATCGAGGACGGGGACATCTCCATCCACCCCGATGCCAGCGGCACCCGCTGGCCGGTGGACCGCTGGACGAACCGCCTCGGCTGAAAACAAGAAAGGCCACCGGTGTCCGGTGGCCTTTCTTGCATAAGGGTGGAGCAAATCTCAGGACGCGACCGGCAGGCGGTAGGAGAAATCCTTCCGCTGGAAGTCGGTCGGGGAGACCTCGTAAAATTGCTGGAACTCGCGGGCGAAGATCTTCGGCGACGCAAAGCCGAGATCGATGGCCACCTCCTTCACGGAGTGGCCCTCGCGCAGGAGATTGCGGGCGGCGACCATGCGCTCGCGACGGAGCCAATCCTTCGGAGTAATTCCGAGGCCATCCTCGAAAACACGCCGCAGGTGGCGCTCGGAAATGCCCACTACCTGACACATCCGGTCAACCCGGTAGCAGGTGCTGCGGGCGACCGTTGCCAAGGACAATGGCAAGGGTTCTCGTGCGCAAAGCACGAGGATCTGGCCGTTGCGATGAACGACCTCGACATCACGACGTTTCACGGTTGGGGACAAGGGGCTGGTTGTGAACAGGACACTGCCCTTATACCACGTAAAGCCAGACTGTCAAATTTGCAAAAAGTGGGTAACCAGGGCGTTCCGCGCTTGTTTTCGCAAGGCCACCTCCGGATTTCGGCACATTTGCCTGTCATTCGCCCTCCGCCCTGCGACAAGGCGCGATGAATCTCACCGTGGCAGACCTCGTTGACCAGCTTTCCGCCACGTTGTTATCGGGTTCGGATGCATCCATCATCCAGGGGTTTGCCTCCCTTCGCGAGGCGGGACCGGGCGATCTGAGCTTCTTCAACGATGCCCGCTACAAGCCCCTCCTCCATACCACACGGGCCACGGCGGTCCTCGTGCCGCCTGGCATGGCGGAGTTGCCGCGGAACGTGGCCTGCCTGGAGGTCCAGAACCCCTCGATCGCGTTCGAGGCCATCACGGATCAATATGGACTCCAGCCGCAACCGTTCGAGCCTACCATCCATGATTCCGCGGTGATCGGCTCCTGCGTGTCCACGAACCTGGCCAAAATCAAGGTCGGAGCGCACGCCGTGATCGAGGATGAAGTTCACCTTGGCGACGGGGCCGAGATCGGAGCCGGCTGCTTCGTGGGGCGGGGAGCCTCGATCGGAGCCGGCTGCCGGCTCTTCGCAAACTCCACCGTCCATGAAGGGTGCGTCCTGGGCAGCGGGGTCTTGATTCATTCCGGCGCGGTGATCGGCGCGGATGGTTTCGGCTACGCGTTCCAGGATGGCCGCCACCGGAAGATCCGGCAATCGGGGGTGGTTCAACTCGATGACGACGTGGAGATTGGCGCCGGAACGACGGTGGACCGCGCCCGCTTCGGCCGAACATGGATCGGAGAAGGCACCAAAATCGACAATCAGGTCCAGATCGGCCACAATGTCGTCATTGGAAAGCACTGCATCATCGTCGCAGGTTCCGGCATCGCTGGCAGTTCCCAAATCGGCGATTATGTGGTGCTGGCCGCCCAGGTGGGAGTGGCTGGACACGTCAGCATCGGATCCCACTGCACGATCACGGCACGCACCGCGGTGACCAAAAGCCTGCCGGCGAACTCCGGTTCCTACATGGGCTTCCCCGCGGCACCGGCTGCCGAGGAACGTCGGCGCATCGTGGCGTTTCGCCGCCTTCCGGAGTTGTTCGAAAGGGTGAAAAAGCTCGAACGCGGTTCCCAATCTTGAGGCGACGTCCGGAGCCCGCCATCGGAAAGGAAAGCGAGCGCAGACCGGATAGCGGGTGTTGAAGGGCTCCCCTCGTCGCCAGGAGCAGGAGCCCTTCCTCAAGGCAGGATAGGGGACTTCACAGGCAGCCCCGTGGCAGCAATCACAGCACGCAAAAAGGCGGCAACGCCATCGCGCTGCCGCCTTTGTAAAACTCGCTCCCTCCGCAACCGGCTGGCTTGGATCAGATCAGGCCGAGCGCGGACGAGATCAGGAGATCGTCATCAAACAGCCAGCGGGCGGTTTCCGCACCAGCGGCAGCCGCCGGCTTGACTGGAGCGACCACGACGTCGAGCAGGAGCCCGGCACCGCGGACGCGGCGGACGCTGCCGCCCGCATCGTACACCGCCATCAGCGCGGCCAAGGTTTTCACCGAGGCGCGGGTGGCAGTGGTATCGTCACTGCGGCCGAGCAGCACGTCGATGAGGACCGGGGCCGGGTCCGCATCGGAGGAAAGGCGGCTGGCATCTCCGCTCGGAGCCACGGCCACCCTGCCGGTGCCAGCCGATTCGAAGGCGGTGGCAAGCGCGGTGGTGCGGGCCTGCAGGCCATCGACCTGGAGTGCCAGCGGCAGTTCGCGCTCGAGCGCGGAAGCGAGTTCGACCTGACGGTCGTGCAGTTTCCCCCAATCCGGCGAACGCAGGCCGGCGTTGCCGGTGTCCTGGTTGGTGCGGCCGGAGACGCCGATCTTGATGAACGAGGCCACGGCCTCACCGGCGCGGTCGACCTTGATGCCGGCGCAGACCGGAGCCAGCGAGAAGGCGGCGAGACGGCTGGACATCAGCACATTGCCCATCGCCTGCATCTTCGCGGACAGCAGGGCATCGCGCTCGCGCTTCACGCTGAAGAACTCCATGGCGCGGCGCAGGGTGACCTCGAGCTGCGGGATGTCCCACGGCTTGGTGATGTAGCGGAAAATCCCGCCGTCGTTGACCGAGCCGATGGCGGCATCGATGTCCGAGAAGGCGGTGGAGAGGATCTTGATGATGTCCGGATAGTCCCCGGCGATCTTCGACAGGAAGCCGACACCGGTTTCATTGGGCATCCGCTGGTCGGTCACGATGATGCCGATCTCGGAGGCATGGCGGCGGAACACGTCCAAGGCCTCCACGCCATCCCCAGCCTCCAGGATGCGGAACTTGTCGCCAAACAGGCGCCGGAAATACTTCCGGGTCTTCTCTTCGTCATCGACGAAGAGAATGGCGTAACGCTGGTAGTCGTATTGCTCGAGGTCAGGCATGTCAGTCTGGGCTGGATTGAGAGTGGGAAGAGGAAAGGGCTGGGGCCGGGTTTTCTCCGGAAATGGGGAACAGCAGGCGGAACCGGGTGAAGTCGAAGGGTCGGCTCTCCACCTCCACCTGGGCCCGGTGCCGCTGGAGGATTTGATGGGTGATGCTCAGGCCGAGGCCCATCCCTTTCCCCACATCCTTGGAGGTGAAGAAAGGGTCGAAGATCTTCTGTACGTTTTCGGGCGGAATGCCAATACCGTTGTCGAGAACCGTGACCATCCACGAGTTTCCGGCTGCCTCGACCGAGATATCAAGTTTGCCCGCCACCTTGGCGTCCGGCTCGGCCTCGTTCCGCATCCGGATCGCATCGATGGCGTTCTGGAAGAGATTGATGAAGACTTGGACCAGTTGATTGGTGTTGCCGCGGATCGGAGCCATTCCCGGGGCATCGACCTTGAAGGCCACGTCGCTGCCGGTCTGGTGGCTGACCATGCGGCGGGACCGCTCGACGACGTCCACCAGATCGGCATCGCCCTCGACACCGGGGTCCTCGCGGGTGAACTGGCGCAGGTCCGCGATGATCTGGGACACACGTTCCACGCCCTCGCGGATGTCGCCGACGATGTCCGCGTAGTCCTCGCGGTCGTTCTCCGGCAGCACTTTGGAGAAGGTTTCCAAGGCGTGCAGACCGGCGCGGGAGTAGTTGAGCGGATTGTTGATCTCGTGGATCAGACCCGCGCTCATGCGGCCGAGGGCGGAGAGCTTCTCGTTCCGGACCAGCAGCACCTCGTTCTCCTTGATCTGGTCGAGGGCGGCCTGGAGCTCGTGGTTGAGGTCCGACATCTCGCGGCGGACGCGGGCCATGGCGAGCTGGTTCTCAAGGCGCAGCGCCAGTTCGGCGGTGGAAAACGGTTTGGTGAGGAAGTCGCTGGCACCGGCCTCCAGCGCCGCCAGCTTGGTCTGCTCGTCGGCGCGGGCGGTGAGGATGATGACCGAAACGCCGCGCGTGGCGTGGTGGTCGCGGATGCCCTTGCAAACCTCCACCCCGTCCATCTCCGGCATCATGTGGTCGAGCAGCGCGAGCTGGGGCTGATGCTGGCGCGCGAGCTGGAGGGCCTGGGCGCCATCGCCCGCCTCGATCACGTCCACGTCATCCATCTGCATGCGCAGGAAGCGGCGGATGTCCGGCTCGTCGTCCGCGATCAGCACCAGCGGGCGGATGCCGGTCCGGCGACCGATCGACATCGGCTGCTTCGTCCCGAAACCATTGACCGGTCCCTGCGTCGTGGTGGACGAGCGCGAAGGAATCGAAAGCGCGGCCTTGCGGTGGAAATCGGCGATCACCGAATCGCCCGGATCGTGGGCGACCTCCCCGGCCTCCACCGTGGCCACGGCAGCCGGAGCCTCCTCGACCGGGAACTCGATGTTGAACGTCGTGCCCCGTCCGAGCTGGCTCTCCACCTTGACCCCGCCGCCCATGGCTTCCGCCAGGCTGCGGACCAGCGC comes from Luteolibacter sp. LG18 and encodes:
- a CDS encoding response regulator, whose translation is MPDLEQYDYQRYAILFVDDEEKTRKYFRRLFGDKFRILEAGDGVEALDVFRRHASEIGIIVTDQRMPNETGVGFLSKIAGDYPDIIKILSTAFSDIDAAIGSVNDGGIFRYITKPWDIPQLEVTLRRAMEFFSVKRERDALLSAKMQAMGNVLMSSRLAAFSLAPVCAGIKVDRAGEAVASFIKIGVSGRTNQDTGNAGLRSPDWGKLHDRQVELASALERELPLALQVDGLQARTTALATAFESAGTGRVAVAPSGDASRLSSDADPAPVLIDVLLGRSDDTTATRASVKTLAALMAVYDAGGSVRRVRGAGLLLDVVVAPVKPAAAAGAETARWLFDDDLLISSALGLI
- a CDS encoding ATP-binding protein; protein product: MAEPVQSQVAVDPAVLEQEFRDYEYNVAVANDRRAAVLAGLFMLAGSILDWVVFPEFAWQFLALRAVSSLLLGVVFFLLSRADVSRPPEWISQAIPGLPTLAICAMIAMTRGGDSLYYAGLNLVLLGLSILLRWSFKKTLVMVLVCFVFYALAVLVSRYSPNGRILFNNAYFLFVTAVFVLVGNHAYERLRFREFALRKEVESARTLLESQNRQLSELDEAKTRFFANISHELRTPLTVMLGITERLAKLPPLQNDPRGAEMTTLLGQNGLRLLKLIDDLLDLVRFDTGHADVVRQPTELQPHLDGMLRSLRHLAEQDHVALVWQVQNEGAWMIDRDKFDKIVLNLVVNAIKFTPSGGSIEVVTEVVEGTLHLSVADTGVGIAPDVLPRIFERFWQVDTSSTRKFQGAGIGLALVRSLAEAMGGGVKVESQLGRGTTFNIEFPVEEAPAAVATVEAGEVAHDPGDSVIADFHRKAALSIPSRSSTTTQGPVNGFGTKQPMSIGRRTGIRPLVLIADDEPDIRRFLRMQMDDVDVIEAGDGAQALQLARQHQPQLALLDHMMPEMDGVEVCKGIRDHHATRGVSVIILTARADEQTKLAALEAGASDFLTKPFSTAELALRLENQLAMARVRREMSDLNHELQAALDQIKENEVLLVRNEKLSALGRMSAGLIHEINNPLNYSRAGLHALETFSKVLPENDREDYADIVGDIREGVERVSQIIADLRQFTREDPGVEGDADLVDVVERSRRMVSHQTGSDVAFKVDAPGMAPIRGNTNQLVQVFINLFQNAIDAIRMRNEAEPDAKVAGKLDISVEAAGNSWMVTVLDNGIGIPPENVQKIFDPFFTSKDVGKGMGLGLSITHQILQRHRAQVEVESRPFDFTRFRLLFPISGENPAPALSSSHSQSSPD